One part of the Aspergillus fumigatus Af293 chromosome 7, whole genome shotgun sequence genome encodes these proteins:
- a CDS encoding DUF3425 domain-containing protein: MPTISSRSVSSRAAHLSGDIAKPDDDWSGLTDPVERRRRQNRINQRAYRRRKQAQRRAQTSPSSSDYSLPTTQTPPSSSATSISSTSPNNETSLVANQNSSLCLNSSQVRQYLDTFVRTAYESYVLGFPTSDHLLTLSKVNVFRAFASIMSLLGMSHTDDWMHDDALSPFVTMGPGYIDEQKLPPSLRPTRLQKTIPHHPWLDFFPIPKIRDNLLTTGEDNFDDCQLCVDIMGFWDSGMDACCMLVWGDPTDPKNWEVTERFLKKWPWVVRGCPGLLESTNNWRRKRGEKLIFRYL; the protein is encoded by the exons ATGCCGACTATTTCCTCCCGGTCCGTGTCATCGCGTGCAGCTCACCTGTCCGGCGACATCGCAAAGCCTGATGATGATTGGTCCGGATTGACTGATCCTGTTGAACGGCGGAGGAGACAGAATCGCATCAATCAAAGAGCTTATC GGAGACGAAAGCAAGCTCAGCGACGAGCACAAACAAGCCCTTCCAGCTCGGATTATTCCCTCCCCACCACCCAGACACCaccctcctcgtccgcaacCTCCATCTCGAGCACAAGCCCAAATAATGAAACTTCGCTAGTCGCCAACCAAAACTCCTCACTATGTCTGAACTCCAGTCAAGTCCGCCAATACCTCGACACATTCGTTCGCACCGCCTACGAAAGCTACGTGCTCGGTTTCCCAACCTCCGACCACCTCTTAACCCTCAGCAAAGTCAACGTCTTTCGCGCCTTCGCCAGCATCATGTCGCTACTAGGAATGTCACACACCGACGACTGGATGCACGACGACGCTCTCTCCCCCTTCGTAACCATGGGCCCAGGCTACATCGACGAGCAGAAACTCCCGCCCAGTCTCCGACCAACGCGCCTCCAGAAGACAATCCCGCATCACCCCTGGCTGGATTTCTTCCCCATCCCGAAAATCAGAGATAACCTGCTCACGACGGGGGAAGACAATTTCGACGACTGCCAACTGTGCGTTGATATCATGGGGTTCTGGGACTCGGGGATGGACGCCTGCTGTATGCTGGTGTGGGGGGACCCCACGGATCCGAAAAACTGGGAGGTCACAGAGAGGTTTCTGAAGAAGTGGCCGTGGGTGGTTAGGGGGTGTCCTGGCTTGCTGGAGTCGACGAATAACTGGCGGCGGAAACGGGGGGAGAAGCTGATTTTTCGATATCTGTAG
- the phoE gene encoding inorganic phosphate transporter: MRSSIKAPWLARCLSQLHIKPSNTYLTFHTHTHTHTHTFAVEMVLSQYDYIFAIGTLFAMLDAYNNGANDVANSWATSVSSRSVTYRQAMIFGTVFEMLGAITVGARTADTIKNGIIPNSAFRGDAGVQMLAFTCALAAASSWVMWCTKHSAHVSSTYSLISAVAGVGVATVGASKVQWGWNHGKGLGAIFAGLGMAPAISAGFGASIFMLIKLIVHMRKNPVPWAVYSSPFWFLLAATVCTLSIVYKGSPSLGLSKKPSWYIASVTMGCGGGVAILSAIFFVPFVHARVIKRDHGVKWWMFILGPLLFKRPAPQGADRAKVPNYAVVQDEDHEEDATQASPAPSEQTLSEFDSKNPKTEIEPITSPAISPNEKTLVTNETKQLTYKELMEESNKRLNARLLKKRGPLGWAMRTLRDNPMGPGEIYELKNMKILLKRIPAMISVGLLYGLHYDIHAAQSGIHGTPEGERMQRVYAHAEKYPNEVEHTYSFVQVLTACTASFAHGANDIGNSVGPWAVIYSAWKTGNAAASKAPVPVWQLAVLSGCISIGLITYGYNIMKVMGNKITYHSPSRGCSMELGAAITVLVFSQYSLPVSTSMCITGATVGVGLCNGTLKAVNFQRVGLLLLAWIMTIPIAGTLGGVLMGLFINAPHFSS, translated from the exons ATGCGTAGCAGCATAAAAGCCCCGTGGCTCGCTCGCTGTCTGAGTCAATTGCACATCAAGCCCTCAAACACTTATCTCACCTttcacacacacacacacacacacacacacacattCGCAGTCGAGATGGTGCTCAGCCAGTATGACTACATCTTTGCCATTGGCACTCTGTTTGCCATGCTGGATGCCTACAACAATGGTGCAA ATGATGTGGCCAACTCCTGGGCTACCAGTGTTTCTTCCAGATCGGTTACCTACCGACAAGCCATGATCTTCGGCACCGTCTTCGAGATGCTCGGTGCCATCACAGTCGGTGCTCGGACGGCTGACACCATCAAGAACGGTATCATCCCCAACTCGGCCTTCCGCGGTGATGCCGGTGTGCAGATGCTTGCTTTTACCTGTGCCCTCGCCGCTGCTTCCTCCTGGGTTATGTGGTGCACCAAGCACTCGGCCCATGTCTCGTCGACCTACTCCCTCATCTCTGCCGTTGCTGGTGTCGGTGTTGCAACCGTCGGTGCTTCCAAGGTACAATGGGGATGGAACCACGGAAAGGGACTGGGAGCTATCTTCGCCGGCCTGGGTATGGCTcccgccatctcggccggTTTCGGTGCCAGTATCTTCATGCTGATCAAGCTCATCGTCCACATGCGCAAGAACCCCGTGCCGTGGGCTGTCTACAGCTCTCCCTTCTggttcctcctcgccgccacGGTCTGTACCCTGTCCATTGTCTACAAGGGTTCGCCTAGTCTCGGTCTGAGCAAGAAGCCCAGCTGGTATATTGCCTCTGTGACCATGGGttgcggtggtggtgttgccatcctctccgccatcttcttcgttcCCTTTGTCCACGCCCGTGTGATCAAGCGGGATCACGGCGTCAAGTGGTGGATGTTTATCCTCGGTCCTCTGCTGTTCAAGCGTCCCGCTCCTCAGGGCGCCGACCGTGCCAAAGTCCCCAACTACGCCGTCGTCCAGGACGAGGACCACGAGGAGGACGCTACCCAGGCCTCCCCCGCTCCCTCCGAGCAGACCCTCTCCGAGTTTGACAGCAAGAACCCCAAGACCGAGATCGAACCCATCACCTCGCCTGCCATCTCCCCCAACGAGAAGACCCTTGTCACCAACGAGACCAAGCAGCTCACCTACAAGGAACTCATGGAGGAATCTAACAAACGCCTGAACGCTCGTCTCCTCAAGAAGCGCGGACCCCTTGGCTGGGCGATGCGCACCCTCCGCGACAACCCGATGGGCCCCGGCGAGATCTACGAACTGAAGAACATGAAGATCCTCCTGAAGCGCATCCCCGCCATGATCTCTGTCGGCCTGCTGTATGGTCTACACTACGACATCCACGCTGCCCAGTCCGGTATCCACGGTACTCCCGAGGGAGAACGGATGCAGCGTGTATACGCCCATGCCGAGAAGTACCCCAACGAGGTCGAGCACACGTATTCGTTCGTGCAGGTCCTGACCGCTTGCACTGCTTCCTTTGCTCACGGCGCCAACGATATCGGTAACTCGGTCGGCCCCTGGGCCGTGATCTACTCGGCCTGGAAGACGGGTAATGCGGCTGCGTCCAAGGCCCCGGTCCCTGTCTGGCAGCTTGCTGTTCTCTCCGGATGTATCTCCATCGGTCTCATCACTTACGGCTACAACATCATGAAGG TCATGGGCAACAAGATCACCTACCATTCCCCCAGCCGCGGTTGCTCGATGGAATTGGGCGCCGCCATCACCGTCTTGGTTTTCTCGCAGTACTCTCTCCCCGTCTCGACCTCGATGTGCATCACCGGCGCCACCGTCGGCGTCGGTCTCTGCAACGGTACCCTCAAGGCCGTCAACTTCCAGCGTGTGggtctgctgctgctagCATGGATCATGACCATTCCCATTGCTGGTACACTTGGTGGTGTGCTCATGGGCCTGTTCATCAACGCCCCTCATTTCTCTTCGTAG